A single Mangifera indica cultivar Alphonso chromosome 20, CATAS_Mindica_2.1, whole genome shotgun sequence DNA region contains:
- the LOC123204215 gene encoding UDP-glycosyltransferase 89B2-like — protein MHHTLKNHHHERNSFPPFPSQSYHHFCRKYSLKNFTDKTTMTISDTGNPAHVLVFPYPAQGHMIPLLDLTHQLAARGLAITILVTPKNLHLLNPLLSRHPSIKTLVLPFPSHSRIPNGVENSKDLPADYAVTMIHTLGELYSPLLKWFRNHPSPPVAIISDMFLGWTNKLATELNIRRLVFSPSGAKALSIIYYLWREMPKLQNVDDPAEVFTLQKIPNAPKFPLWQISPIYRSYVEGDPVSEFIKEGFLADVGSWGLVVNSFSDLERVYLDHLVEEMGCERVWAVGPLLPPDDDSSGPTERGGSSSVSVDDVLSWLDRCHDRKVVYVCFGSQAVLTNQQMEELALGLDKSQVNFIWSVKGITKGHVEGIYGTIPPGFEDRVAGRGFIIRGWASQVSILSHRAVGAFLTHCGWNSVIEGLVSGVVMLAWPMRADQFANAELLVDELKVGIRVCEGAQTVPNSSELAKAVAESVGENRVMRERAMELSKAAFEAIKGGGSAKDLDGLVKHVSGLEVMKIRSMET, from the coding sequence ATGCATCATACTTTGAAGAATCACCACCATGAGAGAAACAGCTTCCCCCCTTTTCCTTCACAATCCTATCACCATTTTTGCAGAAAATATTCTCTTAAAAATTTCACTGATAAAACCACCATGACAATCTCCGACACCGGCAACCCCGCGCATGTCCTCGTCTTCCCTTACCCAGCTCAAGGCCACATGATACCGCTCCTCGATTTGACCCATCAGCTCGCCGCCCGTGGCCTCGCCATTACCATCTTGGTCACCCCAAAAAACCTTCATCTCTTAAATCCTCTTCTCTCCCGCCACCCTTCAATCAAAACCCTTGTTCTTCCTTTTCCCTCTCACTCTCGTATTCCTAATGGCGTAGAAAACTCCAAAGACTTGCCCGCAGATTACGCTGTTACTATGATTCATACCCTCGGTGAGCTTTACTCTCCTCTTTTAAAATGGTTTAGAAATCATCCTTCACCGCCGGTGGCTATTATCTCCGATATGTTCTTGGGTTGGACGAATAAACTAGCCACTGAGCTTAATATTCGCCGCCTTGTATTTTCTCCATCCGGGGCCAAGGCTTTGtctatcatttattatttatggaGAGAAATGCCGAAGTTGCAGAATGTTGATGATCCGGCGGAAGTTTTTACGTTGCAGAAGATTCCAAATGCTCCGAAATTCCCTTTGTGGCAGATTTCTCCGATATATCGGAGTTATGTTGAAGGCGACCCGGTTTCGGAATTCATTAAAGAAGGGTTTCTAGCAGACGTCGGTAGTTGGGGACTCGTGGTCAACTCGTTCAGTGACTTAGAGCGGGTTTATTTGGACCATCTCGTTGAGGAAATGGGCTGTGAGCGGGTTTGGGCCGTCGGCCCGTTACTCCCTCCGGATGATGATTCATCTGGCCCCACTGAACGAGGTGGATCCAGTTCTGTTTCGGTTGATGATGTGTTATCTTGGCTTGACAGGTGTCACGATCGGAAGGTGGTGTATGTGTGTTTTGGGAGTCAAGCTGTGTTGACCAATCAGCAGATGGAGGAGCTAGCACTGGGGTTAGATAAAAGTCAGGTTAATTTTATATGGTCCGTTAAGGGTATCACAAAAGGCCACGTGGAGGGAATCTACGGCACCATCCCACCAGGGTTTGAAGATCGTGTGGCGGGGAGGGGATTTATTATTAGAGGCTGGGCTTCACAAGTATCCATACTGAGTCACCGCGCCGTGGGTGCCTTTTTGACTCACTGTGGTTGGAACTCGGTGATCGAAGGGCTTGTAAGCGGTGTGGTGATGTTGGCGTGGCCGATGCGAGCTGACCAATTTGCGAATGCGGAGTTGTTGGTGGATGAGTTGAAGGTGGGAATAAGAGTGTGCGAGGGTGCACAAACTGTTCCAAACTCAAGCGAGTTGGCCAAAGCGGTGGCGGAATCGGTGGGTGAAAACCGAGTTATGAGGGAACGAGCCATGGAGTTGAGTAAGGCGGCTTTTGAGGCAATTAAAGGCGGAGGCTCAGCTAAGGATTTAGATGGGTTGGTGAAGCATGTTAGTGGACTGGAAGTTATGAAAATAAGAAGCATGGAAACGtga
- the LOC123204638 gene encoding flavonol 3-O-glucosyltransferase UGT89B1-like — MPSAGAHILVYPFPTPGHIIPLLDVTHRLLSRGLNVTVLVTPNNSSLLDTLTSSHPSSSSLQTLILPAPSWSTSSTNRLVGVIRGLQELHYPELLAWFKSHPSPPVAILSDFFLGWTRKLASEVGVPRVVFSPSGALALSVAYSMWTDLPKNEDPNNLNFQVPFPKIPNCPTYPWFQIHRIYREGGEGDPDWELYRSCFLQNKASWGVVFNSAAELERDYIDHIKKDAGHDRVWAVGPVLPPDDDSVGSTSRGGSTAVPSQDVLKWLDSRQDDSVVYVCFGSRQVLNSKQTEVLAAGLEKSGVNFIWCVREINERNAGSEHGELPDGFEDRVAGRGFIIKGWAPQVAILRHRATGAFLTHCGWNSTLEGISAGVVMLTWPMSADQFTDAQLLVDELGVGIRVGENTERIPDPTKLAQLFAESVDGRGPQRKKAKELKKAVMRAVRKGGSSDRDLDEFVESINKLGK; from the coding sequence ATGCCATCCGCCGGAGCACATATTCTCGTCTATCCATTCCCAACCCCAGGCCACATCATCCCTCTACTCGATGTCACACACCGCTTACTCAGCCGCGGCTTAAACGTCACCGTTTTAGTCACCCCCAACAATTCCTCTTTACTCGACACCTTAACATCCTCCCACCCTTCCTCCTCCTCACTCCAAACCTTGATCCTCCCGGCACCGTCGTGGTCAACTTCTTCAACGAACAGGCTTGTCGGTGTGATCCGCGGATTGCAAGAACTTCATTATCCTGAGCTCCTTGCTTGGTTCAAATCTCACCCTTCACCTCCTGTTGCTATTCTCTCTGATTTTTTCCTCGGTTGGACTCGAAAGTTAGCTTCTGAGGTCGGCGTGCCACGTGTTGTGTTCTCGCCGTCCGGCGCTCTTGCACTGTCGGTTGCTTATTCTATGTGGACGGATTTACCAAAGAACGAAGATCCAAACAACCTCAATTTTCAGGTACCGTTTCCGAAAATTCCCAATTGTCCGACTTACCCTTGGTTTCAGATCCATCGTATTTATCGGGAAGGTGGAGAAGGAGATCCGGATTGGGAACTGTACAGAAGCTGCTTTCTTCAAAACAAAGCGAGTTGGGGAGTGGTGTTCAACTCAGCGGCTGAGTTGGAACGAGATTATATCGATCACATTAAAAAAGACGCCGGTCACGATCGTGTTTGGGCTGTGGGGCCTGTTCTGCCACCGGATGACGATTCGGTCGGATCCACATCACGTGGCGGATCCACCGCCGTGCCAAGTCAGGACGTCCTCAAGTGGCTAGACTCTCGTCAAGACGATTCAGTCGTTTATGTATGTTTCGGCAGCCGTCAGGTCTTAAATTCTAAACAGACGGAGGTGCTAGCCGCCGGTTTGGAGAAAAGCGGCGTCAATTTCATATGGTGCGTCCGGGAAATCAACGAAAGAAACGCCGGATCCGAACACGGCGAGCTCCCTGACGGATTCGAAGATCGTGTTGCCGGTAGGGGTTTCATCATCAAAGGATGGGCTCCACAGGTTGCCATATTAAGGCACCGAGCCACCGGCGCGTTTTTGACGCATTGCGGTTGGAACTCAACCTTGGAAGGGATTTCCGCCGGCGTTGTGATGCTGACGTGGCCGATGAGCGCCGACCAGTTCACAGACGCGCAACTCTTGGTTGATGAACTGGGAGTGGGGATCCGAGTTGGGGAAAATACAGAGAGAATTCCTGACCCAACAAAGTTGGCTCAATTGTTTGCCGAATCTGTGGATGGAAGAGGACCTCAGAGAAAGAAAGCGAAAGAACTCAAAAAGGCTGTGATGAGGGCGGTAAGAAAAGGAGGAAGCTCAGATAGAGATTTGGATGAATTTGTTGAGAGTATAAATAAGCTTGGAAAATGA